CTCGGAACTTTTAATGTGAACAATGTTTTTCAGCAGATTTATTCGGCTGAGAAAGAACTGGCTATGAATCTTTCTGCCAAATACTGGTTTCTGATTCTGCTCCTGCTGACAGTGAGTTGTGTAGACAATCTGCTGGTCATCAGCCAGATAGTAAGTCCAGGCTACGCTCTGGTGATCGCTTTAATCTCTTCACTGGCAGGCTGGGCCTGGTTAATGAAAAGCATCAAAAACGATCAGCAGCAGATCACGGCTTGCCTGAGAAACCCTGAATTAGCGCGTCCCGGACTCCAGCGCAAGAACTTTTACGGAAATATTTTCGCAGAGGCAATCCACAAAATTGAAGAATCCGACTCGGATTTGACCACGACCAATCAGGTCAAAACCATGCTCAAAGCCAAGGTGAATTCCCTGTTGAAAAAAGAGGCACTGGTCGAATCTGTCCTCGATAACCTGGAGACGGGAATCCTGGTCTTTGATGCCAAACAGGAACTGGATTTTTCTAACCAGGCTGCGAATTCGTTTCTGCTCACAGGAACGGATCAGAATCAAACGACCAGCGAATCCGGTCTCTCGCTGGGAAAACCTGTTGTAGAGCAAACGGTCATTCCGGAACTGGCAAAACTACTGGCAAAAACCATAGAGCGGAAAGAAGCGACTTTTCGCAGACGTACCGAATTCGAATTTACCAGCAACGGTGTGAAAACCCAATATCGTGCTATTGCCACGAATCTCAGTGATGAGAATCAGGTCGCCTTGGGAACGGTGGTCGTAGTAGAAAATATCGGCGAAGAAGCCGACGAGAAAACTCAACACGCTGAATTCGTCTCCTCGGTCGCACATGAACTGAAAACTCCCATGTCAGGCATTAAAGCCTACATTGAAATGCTGCTTGACGGTGATTGTGAACCCGATGAAGCAGCCGAGCTATATGGATTCATCAATGACCAGATTGATCGATTGACCCGCCTGGTCAACAGCATGCTGAACCTGGCACGCATTGAGAGTGGCGTCGTCGAAATTAAAAGACACGATCATGAACTGAATGACATTCTGAAAACAGCATCCGATGTCATTTCGCCTACCGCCACCGAAAAAGATATCACATTTACAGCAGAATTGAGTGACATGTACCTGCCCGTGTTTGTGGATAAAGACATGCTGGGGCAGGCGATCATCAACCTGTTGTCGAATGCGGTTAAGTATACACCAAACGGGAGAGAAGTCCGGCT
The sequence above is a segment of the Gimesia algae genome. Coding sequences within it:
- a CDS encoding sensor histidine kinase; its protein translation is MNLSAKYWFLILLLLTVSCVDNLLVISQIVSPGYALVIALISSLAGWAWLMKSIKNDQQQITACLRNPELARPGLQRKNFYGNIFAEAIHKIEESDSDLTTTNQVKTMLKAKVNSLLKKEALVESVLDNLETGILVFDAKQELDFSNQAANSFLLTGTDQNQTTSESGLSLGKPVVEQTVIPELAKLLAKTIERKEATFRRRTEFEFTSNGVKTQYRAIATNLSDENQVALGTVVVVENIGEEADEKTQHAEFVSSVAHELKTPMSGIKAYIEMLLDGDCEPDEAAELYGFINDQIDRLTRLVNSMLNLARIESGVVEIKRHDHELNDILKTASDVISPTATEKDITFTAELSDMYLPVFVDKDMLGQAIINLLSNAVKYTPNGREVRLRSRMEDTSAVIEVRDTGMGIPENSLPHIFDRFYRVPENNRSAAGTGLGLALVHFIVTNVHNGSISVQSQVDKGTCFTVTIPLGHKEQKRKKHLAPPANA